From Kineosporia succinea, the proteins below share one genomic window:
- a CDS encoding DUF47 domain-containing protein, with protein MRLRLTPRDTTIIDLLVQAGNALVEGADLLHAVMTAGDADRADLLVKMRDAEHACDDIVHATMRKLNSTFVTPFDREDIYSLASALDDCMDNMEAAADMVVLANPARLPDGVQTQLRVLQEQAKVTAEALPRLHTMKGLEEYWVEINRLENDGDEVWRDMLAELYSGAYEPLELLKVREVIDALEDAADAFESVSHHVETIAVKES; from the coding sequence ATGCGGCTCAGACTGACGCCGAGAGACACGACCATCATCGACCTGCTCGTCCAGGCGGGTAACGCCCTGGTCGAGGGGGCCGACCTGCTGCACGCGGTGATGACCGCGGGAGACGCCGACCGGGCCGACCTGCTGGTGAAGATGCGCGACGCCGAGCACGCCTGCGACGACATCGTGCACGCCACGATGCGCAAGCTGAACAGCACGTTCGTCACACCCTTCGACCGCGAGGACATCTACTCGCTGGCATCCGCCCTCGACGACTGCATGGACAACATGGAGGCGGCCGCGGACATGGTGGTGCTGGCCAACCCGGCCCGGCTGCCCGACGGCGTCCAGACCCAGCTGCGCGTGCTGCAGGAGCAGGCCAAGGTCACCGCCGAGGCCCTGCCCCGGCTGCACACCATGAAGGGCCTCGAGGAGTACTGGGTCGAGATCAACCGGCTCGAGAACGACGGCGACGAGGTCTGGCGCGACATGCTCGCCGAGCTCTACTCGGGCGCCTACGAACCGCTCGAGCTGCTCAAGGTGCGCGAGGTGATCGACGCCCTGGAAGACGCCGCCGACGCCTTCGAGTCGGTCTCGCACCACGTCGAGACGATCGCCGTCAAGGAGTCCTGA